In one Betta splendens chromosome 14, fBetSpl5.4, whole genome shotgun sequence genomic region, the following are encoded:
- the alg9 gene encoding alpha-1,2-mannosyltransferase ALG9 isoform X2 yields the protein MQATRMPPPRLGRRRRRKASMTVKPQRRDRTLLSNISDCDETFNYWEPMHYLLYGTGMQTWEYSPLYAIRSYAYLWLHALPACLHAHVLQTNKVLVFYFVRCVLAFCCCVCELYFYKAVCKKFGLHVGRLMLAFLVMSTGMFCSSAAFLPSSFCMYTTLVAMTGWFQDSTPLAVLGVAAGAIVGWPFSVLIGLPIAFDLLLLKSQWKSFIIWAAVALILLLVPLVGVDSYFYGKLVVAPLNILIYNVFTPHGPDLYGTEPWHFYFLNGTLNFNLVFVLALLSLPLTALMETLLHRFNVQNLGRPYWLTLSPMYLWMLVFFTRPHKEERFLFPIYPLICLSGAVALSSLQKCYHFLFQRYRLEHYTVSSNWLALSAVLVFTALSLSRSVALFRGYHAPLDLYPEFHRIAKDPTLHSVPEGRPVSVCVGKEWYRFPSSFLLPHNWQLHFIQSEFKGQLPQPYASGPLATQIIPANMNDQNLEEPTAYVDLKQCHYLVDLDIEEETPLEPRYSANKEEWNVIAYKPYLQASRSSPLLRAFYIPFISDQHTTYRRYVILKPRRQKQPRKRTQG from the exons ATGCAGGCAACGCGAATGCCCCCGCCGAGGCTCGGCCGGCGAAGGAGGAGAAAGGCGTCGATGACAGTAAAACCACAGAGACGCGACAGGA CTTTGCTAAGCAACATCTCAGACTGTGATGAGACCTTCAACTACTGGGAACCA ATGCACTACCTGCTGTACGGCACAGGGATGCAGACGTGGGAGTATTCTCCGCTCTACGCCATCAGGTCCTACGCCTATTTGTGGTTGCACGCTCTACCTGCTTGCTTGCATGCCCACGtcctgcagacaaacaag GTCCTGGTCTTCTACTTTGTGCGATGCGTCCTagctttctgctgctgcgtctgtgaGCTCTATTTTTACAA GGCCGTGTGCAAGAAGTTTGGTCTGCACGTCGGCCGTCTGATGCTGGCATTCCTTGTCATGAGCACAGGGATGTTCTGCTCTTCTGCAG CGTTCCTGCCTTCGTCTTTCTGCATGTACACCACGCTGGTGGCCATGACGGGCTGGTTCCAGGACTCCACACCGCTAGCGGTCCTGGGTGTGGCTGCCGGTGCCATTGTCGGATGGCCGTTCTCTGTTTTGATCGG GCTTCCTATCGCCTTTGACCTGTTGTTGTTAAAGAGCCAGTGGAAAAGTTTTATCATCTGGGCAGCCGTTGCTCTGATTCTCCTGCTG GTTCCCCTGGTGGGAGTGGACTCTTACTTTTATGGCAAATTGGTCGTTGCTCCTCTTAACATTCTAATTTACAATGTCTTCACACCACATGGACCAGATTTGTATG gcACGGAGCCGTGGCATTTCTACTTTCTAAACGGAACGTTGAACTTCAACCTGGTGTTTGTTCTGGCACTGCTTTCGCTGCCGCTCACTGCTctcatggagactttgttgcaCAGGTTCAATG tgcAGAACCTGGGCCGTCCATACTGGCTGACTCTGTCCCCAATGTATCTGTGGATGTTGGTCTTCTTCACCCGTCCTCATAAAGAAGAGCGTTTTCTCTTCCCCATCTACCCTCTCATCTGCCTCAGTGGCGCAGTCGCCCTTTCTTCTCTACAG aaATGctatcacttcctgttccagcgcTACCGACTGGAGCACTACACTGTTTCGTCCAACTGGCTGGCTCTAAGTGCAGTCTTGGTCTTCACGGCGCTGTCGCTGTCTCGCTCTGTTGCTCTCTTCAGAG GCTACCACGCCCCTCTGGACCTGTACCCAGAGTTTCATCGCATCGCCAAGGATCCCACCCTTCACTCAGTCCCTGAAGGGAGGcccgtgagcgtgtgtgtgggcAAAGAGTGGTACCGCTTCCcaagcagcttcctgcttccgCACAA CTGGCAGCTACACTTCATTCAGTCTGAGTTTAAGGGGCAGCTGCCTCAGCCGTATGCCTCTGGTCCTCTGGCCACTCAGATTATCCCCGCAAACATGAATGACCAGAACCTGGAGGAGCCCACCGCATAT GTGGATTTAAAACAGTGCCACTACTTAGTAGACCTGGACATAGAAGAGGAGACGCCACTAGAGCCACGCTACTCAGCTAACAAAGAGGAGTGGAACGTCATTGCATACAAGCCTTATTTACAAGCATCCAG atcctctcctctcctcagagCATTCTACATTCCCTTTATATCCGACCAACATACCACCTACAGGCGCTATGTCATCCTAAAACCAAGGCGGCAAAAGCAGCCTCGTAAAAGGACCCaaggttga
- the alg9 gene encoding alpha-1,2-mannosyltransferase ALG9 isoform X1 codes for MAAKALRQRTRRGSRQDAGNANAPAEARPAKEEKGVDDSKTTETRQESVSRGGQVWAPEGSTAFKCLLSARFCAALLSNISDCDETFNYWEPMHYLLYGTGMQTWEYSPLYAIRSYAYLWLHALPACLHAHVLQTNKVLVFYFVRCVLAFCCCVCELYFYKAVCKKFGLHVGRLMLAFLVMSTGMFCSSAAFLPSSFCMYTTLVAMTGWFQDSTPLAVLGVAAGAIVGWPFSVLIGLPIAFDLLLLKSQWKSFIIWAAVALILLLVPLVGVDSYFYGKLVVAPLNILIYNVFTPHGPDLYGTEPWHFYFLNGTLNFNLVFVLALLSLPLTALMETLLHRFNVQNLGRPYWLTLSPMYLWMLVFFTRPHKEERFLFPIYPLICLSGAVALSSLQKCYHFLFQRYRLEHYTVSSNWLALSAVLVFTALSLSRSVALFRGYHAPLDLYPEFHRIAKDPTLHSVPEGRPVSVCVGKEWYRFPSSFLLPHNWQLHFIQSEFKGQLPQPYASGPLATQIIPANMNDQNLEEPTAYVDLKQCHYLVDLDIEEETPLEPRYSANKEEWNVIAYKPYLQASRSSPLLRAFYIPFISDQHTTYRRYVILKPRRQKQPRKRTQG; via the exons ATGGCGGCCAAGGCGCTTCGGCAGCGAACCAGGCGAGGCAGCAGGCAAGATGCAGGCAACGCGAATGCCCCCGCCGAGGCTCGGCCGGCGAAGGAGGAGAAAGGCGTCGATGACAGTAAAACCACAGAGACGCGACAGGA GTCAGTAAGTCGTGGAGGGCAGGTGTGGGCTCCAGAAGGTTCCACTGCGTTTAAATGTCTCCTCTCTGCACGTTTCTGTGCAGCTTTGCTAAGCAACATCTCAGACTGTGATGAGACCTTCAACTACTGGGAACCA ATGCACTACCTGCTGTACGGCACAGGGATGCAGACGTGGGAGTATTCTCCGCTCTACGCCATCAGGTCCTACGCCTATTTGTGGTTGCACGCTCTACCTGCTTGCTTGCATGCCCACGtcctgcagacaaacaag GTCCTGGTCTTCTACTTTGTGCGATGCGTCCTagctttctgctgctgcgtctgtgaGCTCTATTTTTACAA GGCCGTGTGCAAGAAGTTTGGTCTGCACGTCGGCCGTCTGATGCTGGCATTCCTTGTCATGAGCACAGGGATGTTCTGCTCTTCTGCAG CGTTCCTGCCTTCGTCTTTCTGCATGTACACCACGCTGGTGGCCATGACGGGCTGGTTCCAGGACTCCACACCGCTAGCGGTCCTGGGTGTGGCTGCCGGTGCCATTGTCGGATGGCCGTTCTCTGTTTTGATCGG GCTTCCTATCGCCTTTGACCTGTTGTTGTTAAAGAGCCAGTGGAAAAGTTTTATCATCTGGGCAGCCGTTGCTCTGATTCTCCTGCTG GTTCCCCTGGTGGGAGTGGACTCTTACTTTTATGGCAAATTGGTCGTTGCTCCTCTTAACATTCTAATTTACAATGTCTTCACACCACATGGACCAGATTTGTATG gcACGGAGCCGTGGCATTTCTACTTTCTAAACGGAACGTTGAACTTCAACCTGGTGTTTGTTCTGGCACTGCTTTCGCTGCCGCTCACTGCTctcatggagactttgttgcaCAGGTTCAATG tgcAGAACCTGGGCCGTCCATACTGGCTGACTCTGTCCCCAATGTATCTGTGGATGTTGGTCTTCTTCACCCGTCCTCATAAAGAAGAGCGTTTTCTCTTCCCCATCTACCCTCTCATCTGCCTCAGTGGCGCAGTCGCCCTTTCTTCTCTACAG aaATGctatcacttcctgttccagcgcTACCGACTGGAGCACTACACTGTTTCGTCCAACTGGCTGGCTCTAAGTGCAGTCTTGGTCTTCACGGCGCTGTCGCTGTCTCGCTCTGTTGCTCTCTTCAGAG GCTACCACGCCCCTCTGGACCTGTACCCAGAGTTTCATCGCATCGCCAAGGATCCCACCCTTCACTCAGTCCCTGAAGGGAGGcccgtgagcgtgtgtgtgggcAAAGAGTGGTACCGCTTCCcaagcagcttcctgcttccgCACAA CTGGCAGCTACACTTCATTCAGTCTGAGTTTAAGGGGCAGCTGCCTCAGCCGTATGCCTCTGGTCCTCTGGCCACTCAGATTATCCCCGCAAACATGAATGACCAGAACCTGGAGGAGCCCACCGCATAT GTGGATTTAAAACAGTGCCACTACTTAGTAGACCTGGACATAGAAGAGGAGACGCCACTAGAGCCACGCTACTCAGCTAACAAAGAGGAGTGGAACGTCATTGCATACAAGCCTTATTTACAAGCATCCAG atcctctcctctcctcagagCATTCTACATTCCCTTTATATCCGACCAACATACCACCTACAGGCGCTATGTCATCCTAAAACCAAGGCGGCAAAAGCAGCCTCGTAAAAGGACCCaaggttga